In one window of Escherichia coli DSM 30083 = JCM 1649 = ATCC 11775 DNA:
- a CDS encoding replication endonuclease, whose product MAVKASGRFVPPSAFTAGTGKTFTGAYAWNAPREAVGRERPLTRDEMRQVQGVLSTINRLPYFLRSLFTSRYDYIRRNKSPVHGFYFLTSTFQRRLWPRIERVNQRHEMNTDASLLFLAERDHYARLPGMNDKELKKFAARISSQLFMMYEELCDAWVDAHGEKESLFTDEAQAHLYGHVAGAARAFNISPLYWKKYRKGQMTTRQAYSAIARLFNDEWWISQLKGQRMRWHEALLIAVGEVNKDRSPYASKHAIRDVRARRQANLEFLKSCDLENRETGERIDLISKVMGSISNPEIRRMELMNTIAGIERYAAAEGDVGMFITLTAPSKYHPTRQVGKGESKTVQLNHGWNDEAFNPKDAQRYLCHIWSLMRTAFKDNDLQVYGLRVVEPHHDGTPHWHMMLFCNPRQRNQIIEIMRRYALKEDGDERGAARNRFQAKHLNRGGAAGYIAKYISKNIDGYALDGQLDNDTGRPLKDTAAAVTAWASTWRIPQFKTVGLPTMGAYRELRKLPRGVSIADEFDERVEAARAAADSGDFALYISAQGGANVPRDCQTVRVARSPSDDVNEYEEEVERVVGIYAPHLGARHIHITRTTDWRIVPKVPVVEPLTLKSGIAAPRSPVNNCGKLTGGDTSLPAPTPSEHAAAVLNLVDDGVIEWNEPEVVRALRGALKYDLRTPNRQQRNGSPLKPHEIAPSARLTRSERLQITRIRVDLAQNGIMPQRWELEALARGATVNYDGKKFTYPVADGWGGFIGRFDFFCV is encoded by the coding sequence ATGGCCGTTAAAGCCTCCGGGCGTTTTGTCCCTCCGTCAGCATTTACCGCAGGCACCGGTAAGACGTTTACCGGTGCTTATGCATGGAACGCGCCACGCGAGGCCGTCGGGCGCGAAAGACCCCTTACACGTGACGAGATGCGTCAGGTGCAAGGTGTTTTATCCACGATTAACCGCCTGCCTTACTTTTTGCGCTCGCTGTTTACTTCACGCTATGACTACATCCGGCGCAATAAAAGCCCGGTGCACGGGTTTTATTTCCTCACATCCACTTTTCAGCGTCGTTTATGGCCGCGCATTGAGCGTGTGAATCAGCGCCATGAAATGAACACCGACGCGTCGTTGCTGTTTCTGGCAGAGCGTGACCATTATGCGCGTCTGCCGGGGATGAATGATAAGGAGCTGAAAAAGTTTGCCGCCCGTATCTCATCGCAGCTTTTCATGATGTATGAGGAACTCTGCGATGCCTGGGTGGATGCGCATGGCGAAAAAGAATCGCTGTTTACGGATGAGGCGCAGGCTCACCTCTATGGTCATGTTGCTGGCGCTGCACGTGCTTTCAATATTTCCCCGCTCTACTGGAAAAAATACCGTAAAGGACAGATGACCACGAGGCAGGCATATTCTGCCATTGCCCGCCTGTTTAACGATGAGTGGTGGATTAGTCAGCTTAAAGGCCAGCGTATGCGCTGGCATGAGGCGTTACTGATTGCTGTCGGGGAGGTCAATAAAGACCGTTCACCTTATGCCAGTAAACATGCCATTCGTGATGTGCGTGCACGCCGCCAGGCAAATCTGGAATTTCTTAAATCGTGTGACCTTGAAAACAGGGAAACCGGCGAACGCATCGACCTTATCAGTAAGGTGATGGGCAGTATTTCTAATCCTGAAATTCGCCGGATGGAGCTGATGAACACCATTGCCGGTATTGAGCGTTACGCCGCCGCAGAGGGTGATGTGGGGATGTTTATCACGCTTACCGCGCCGTCAAAGTATCACCCGACACGTCAGGTCGGAAAAGGCGAAAGTAAAACCGTCCAGCTAAATCACGGCTGGAACGATGAGGCATTTAATCCAAAGGATGCGCAGCGTTATCTCTGCCATATCTGGAGCCTGATGCGCACGGCATTCAAGGATAATGATTTACAGGTCTACGGTTTGCGTGTCGTCGAGCCACACCACGACGGAACGCCGCACTGGCATATGATGCTTTTTTGTAATCCACGCCAGCGTAACCAGATTATCGAAATCATGCGTCGCTATGCGCTCAAAGAGGATGGCGACGAAAGAGGAGCCGCGCGAAACCGTTTTCAGGCAAAACATCTTAACCGGGGCGGTGCTGCGGGGTATATCGCAAAATACATCTCAAAAAACATCGATGGCTATGCACTGGATGGTCAGCTCGATAATGATACCGGCAGGCCGCTGAAAGATACTGCTGCGGCTGTTACCGCATGGGCGTCAACGTGGCGAATTCCGCAATTTAAAACGGTTGGCCTGCCGACAATGGGGGCTTACCGTGAACTACGCAAATTGCCTCGCGGCGTCAGTATTGCTGATGAGTTTGACGAACGCGTCGAGGCTGCTCGCGCTGCCGCAGACAGTGGTGATTTTGCGTTGTATATCAGCGCGCAGGGTGGGGCAAATGTCCCGCGCGATTGTCAGACTGTCAGGGTTGCCCGTAGCCCGTCGGATGACGTTAACGAGTACGAGGAAGAAGTCGAGAGAGTGGTCGGCATTTACGCGCCGCATCTCGGCGCGCGTCATATTCATATCACCAGAACGACGGACTGGCGCATTGTGCCGAAAGTTCCGGTCGTTGAGCCTTTGACTTTAAAAAGCGGCATCGCCGCGCCTCGGAGTCCTGTCAATAACTGTGGAAAGCTCACCGGTGGTGATACTTCGTTACCGGCTCCCACACCTTCTGAGCACGCCGCAGCAGTGCTTAATCTGGTTGATGACGGTGTTATTGAATGGAATGAACCGGAGGTCGTGAGGGCGCTCAGGGGCGCATTAAAATACGACCTGAGAACGCCAAACCGTCAGCAAAGAAACGGAAGCCCGTTAAAACCGCATGAAATTGCACCATCTGCCAGACTGACCAGGTCTGAACGATTGCAAATCACCCGTATCCGCGTTGACCTTGCTCAGAACGGTATCATGCCGCAGCGATGGGAGCTTGAGGCGCTGGCGCGTGGAGCGACCGTAAATTATGACGGGAAAAAATTCACGTATCCGGTCGCTGATGGTTGGGGGGGATTCATAGGGCGCTTTGATTTTTTCTGTGTTTGA
- the istB gene encoding IS21-like element ISEc12 family helper ATPase IstB, with product MNHLYEQLTALKLTGFRDALKKQLAQPGTYQELGFEERLSLLTAEELTCRENRKAERLIKHARFRLNAELSKLDYRNNRGLDRALIRSLSQGNWLTLKQNILLTGATGSGKTFLACALGHNACRQGYKVYYYRLKALMEQCYQGHADGRYSKLLTRLNNSDLLLLDDWGLEPLSSEQRSDLLEIVDLMYQRGSIIVVSQLPVENWYKMIGDSTHADAILDRLVHGSIKIELKGESMRKIQSPLTEGDQ from the coding sequence ATGAATCATCTTTACGAACAACTGACCGCACTTAAACTCACCGGCTTCCGTGATGCGCTTAAAAAGCAACTTGCTCAGCCGGGCACATACCAGGAGCTGGGCTTCGAAGAACGCCTGTCATTACTGACAGCAGAAGAACTAACCTGCCGTGAAAACAGGAAGGCAGAGCGTCTGATCAAACATGCACGGTTCAGACTTAATGCTGAGTTATCAAAGCTGGATTATCGTAACAATAGAGGGCTGGACAGGGCCCTCATCCGTTCACTCAGTCAGGGAAACTGGTTAACCCTGAAACAAAATATTTTACTGACCGGGGCCACCGGCAGCGGTAAAACGTTCCTGGCATGTGCACTTGGTCATAATGCCTGCCGACAGGGATACAAGGTCTACTATTATCGCCTTAAAGCGCTGATGGAACAGTGCTATCAGGGGCATGCTGATGGAAGATACAGCAAACTTTTGACCAGGCTGAATAATAGCGATCTGCTGCTTCTGGATGACTGGGGGCTGGAACCTCTCTCATCAGAACAGCGTAGCGACCTGCTGGAAATAGTGGATCTGATGTACCAACGAGGCTCAATCATCGTAGTGAGCCAGTTGCCGGTGGAAAACTGGTACAAAATGATCGGAGACTCCACACATGCGGATGCCATCCTAGATCGACTGGTTCATGGCAGTATCAAGATCGAACTTAAAGGAGAATCAATGCGGAAAATACAATCACCGTTGACCGAAGGAGATCAGTGA
- a CDS encoding phage portal protein, with translation MSKKKGKTPQPAAKKMTASAPKMEAFTFGEPVPVLDRRDILDYVECISNGRWYEPPVSFTGLAKSLRAAVHHSSPIYVKRNILASTFIPHPWLSQQDFSRFVLDFLVFGNAFLEKRYSTTGKIIRLETSPAKYTRRGVEEDVYWWVPSFNEPTPFAPGSVFHLLEPDINQELYGLPEYLSALNSAWLNESATLFRRKYYENGAHAGYIMYVTDAVQDRNDIEMLRENMVKSKGRNNFKNLFLYAPQGKADGIKIIPLSEVATKDDFFNIKKASAVDLLDAHRIPFQLMGGKPENVGSLGDIEKVAKVFVRNELIPLQDRIREINGWLGQEVIRFKNYSLDTDNG, from the coding sequence ATGAGCAAGAAAAAAGGGAAAACACCGCAACCTGCGGCAAAAAAAATGACCGCCAGCGCCCCGAAAATGGAGGCATTCACCTTTGGTGAGCCGGTGCCGGTACTCGACCGCCGTGACATTCTGGATTACGTCGAGTGCATCAGTAACGGCAGATGGTATGAGCCGCCGGTCAGCTTTACCGGTCTGGCGAAAAGCCTGCGTGCTGCCGTGCATCACAGCTCACCGATTTACGTTAAACGCAATATTCTGGCCTCGACATTTATCCCGCATCCGTGGCTTTCGCAACAGGATTTCAGCCGCTTTGTGCTGGATTTTCTGGTGTTCGGTAATGCGTTTCTGGAAAAGCGTTACAGCACCACCGGTAAGATCATCAGACTGGAAACCTCACCGGCAAAATATACCCGCCGTGGCGTGGAGGAGGATGTTTACTGGTGGGTGCCGTCCTTCAACGAGCCGACACCTTTCGCGCCCGGTTCCGTGTTTCACCTGCTGGAGCCGGATATTAATCAGGAGCTGTACGGCCTGCCGGAATATCTCAGCGCCCTTAACTCTGCCTGGCTGAATGAGTCGGCCACGCTGTTCCGCCGCAAGTATTACGAAAACGGCGCGCATGCCGGATACATCATGTACGTCACCGATGCCGTGCAGGACCGCAACGATATCGAAATGCTTCGCGAAAACATGGTGAAGTCGAAAGGCCGCAATAACTTTAAAAACCTGTTTCTCTATGCCCCACAGGGGAAAGCCGACGGCATTAAAATTATCCCGCTCAGTGAAGTGGCGACGAAGGACGATTTTTTTAATATCAAAAAAGCCAGCGCCGTTGACCTGCTGGATGCGCACCGCATCCCCTTTCAGTTGATGGGCGGCAAGCCGGAAAACGTCGGGTCTCTGGGTGATATTGAGAAAGTGGCAAAGGTCTTTGTCCGCAATGAACTTATCCCGCTACAGGACAGGATTCGGGAAATAAACGGCTGGCTCGGTCAGGAGGTCATCCGCTTTAAAAACTACTCACTGGACACTGACAACGGCTGA
- the istA gene encoding IS21-like element ISEc12 family transposase, producing MPTVPISMRKLKEILRLKYGVGLSHRQIGRSLAISPSVVSRYANRAAQLGIKQWPLPTGWDDTKLKHAFLQTQVKMKKHSLPDWATVHRELRNKCVTLQLLWEEYCERNPGGFYSYNHYCRMYREWLKTTSPSMRQVHKAGEKLFVDYCGPTVGVTDPETGEIRTAQVIVAVLGASSYTWAEATWSQQLEDWVMSHVRCFQWLGGVPELVVPDNLKSATSRACKYDPDVNPTYQQMLEHYNVAVLPARPRKPKDKAKAEVGVQVVERWIMARIRHEIFYSLASLNQRIRELLERLNNKIMQKLGYSRAELFIQLDKPALKPLPEASYSYTLVKKVRVHADYHVEIDKHYYSVPCSLLGQQLEAWISGELVRLFNQGQEVAVHPRKRTYGYSTRNEHMPEAHRQHATWTPERLLEWAGHIGSETHSYVLHILNSRPHPEQSYRFCLGLLNLHKKYSKARLNAACARALKTKVWRLSGIKSILEKGLDKQPVQDPKPDLLSTMEHENVRGSEYYH from the coding sequence ATGCCAACAGTTCCAATTTCTATGAGAAAACTTAAAGAAATTCTTAGGCTTAAATACGGTGTTGGACTCAGCCATCGACAAATTGGTCGTAGTCTTGCAATCTCCCCTTCCGTTGTATCCAGATATGCTAATCGGGCGGCTCAACTTGGCATAAAGCAGTGGCCCTTACCTACAGGATGGGATGATACAAAACTAAAACATGCGTTCCTTCAGACCCAGGTTAAGATGAAGAAGCACTCTCTGCCTGACTGGGCTACAGTACACCGGGAACTGCGTAATAAATGCGTGACGCTGCAGCTACTCTGGGAAGAATACTGTGAGCGTAATCCAGGCGGTTTTTACAGCTATAACCATTACTGCCGGATGTACCGTGAATGGCTCAAAACCACTTCACCATCAATGCGTCAGGTACATAAAGCTGGCGAAAAACTTTTCGTTGATTACTGTGGACCTACCGTTGGCGTTACCGACCCTGAGACCGGAGAAATAAGAACTGCTCAGGTCATCGTAGCTGTTCTCGGGGCATCAAGTTACACATGGGCAGAGGCCACCTGGTCTCAGCAGCTTGAAGACTGGGTGATGAGTCATGTTCGCTGCTTCCAGTGGTTGGGTGGCGTTCCTGAACTTGTTGTTCCGGACAATCTGAAAAGCGCCACATCCAGGGCATGTAAGTATGATCCTGACGTTAACCCTACCTACCAGCAGATGCTTGAGCATTATAATGTCGCAGTTTTGCCTGCGCGGCCACGTAAACCGAAAGATAAAGCCAAAGCTGAAGTTGGCGTTCAGGTTGTTGAACGCTGGATCATGGCCCGAATCAGGCATGAGATCTTCTACAGCCTTGCATCGCTTAATCAGCGCATTCGGGAGTTGCTGGAAAGACTGAATAACAAAATAATGCAGAAGTTGGGTTATTCACGTGCAGAACTCTTCATCCAGCTTGATAAACCCGCACTGAAGCCTCTTCCTGAAGCCAGTTACAGTTACACCCTGGTGAAGAAAGTCAGAGTTCATGCCGATTACCACGTGGAAATCGACAAACATTACTACTCGGTTCCATGTTCGCTGTTAGGCCAGCAACTGGAAGCATGGATCTCCGGAGAACTGGTAAGACTCTTCAATCAGGGGCAGGAGGTTGCTGTGCACCCGCGCAAGCGTACTTATGGCTACAGTACCCGCAACGAGCACATGCCTGAAGCTCATCGACAGCATGCCACCTGGACGCCAGAGCGTCTTCTGGAATGGGCGGGGCACATAGGCAGTGAAACTCATAGTTATGTGCTTCATATACTGAACTCTCGTCCACATCCGGAACAAAGCTATCGCTTCTGCCTTGGACTCCTGAACCTTCATAAAAAATACAGTAAAGCCAGACTTAATGCAGCATGTGCAAGAGCTCTGAAAACAAAGGTATGGCGTCTGTCAGGTATTAAATCGATCCTGGAAAAAGGTCTGGATAAACAACCTGTTCAGGATCCAAAACCAGATCTGTTATCCACGATGGAACACGAAAACGTACGCGGCAGTGAGTATTACCACTGA
- a CDS encoding AAA family ATPase, giving the protein MKIRSKANKIIIPNIMRNILEYYFAFVHRTDALQDELTKLARDDSNSDFKAFYRYINRGSHSDAVNITDMGDIDPDKYLKQLRTIFSATGDEMHYLKMMDELEEENVTA; this is encoded by the coding sequence ATGAAAATACGCAGCAAAGCAAACAAAATCATAATACCGAATATTATGAGAAACATACTAGAATATTATTTTGCATTTGTTCATAGAACAGATGCTCTACAAGATGAATTAACAAAGTTGGCACGCGACGATAGCAACAGTGATTTCAAAGCATTCTACAGATACATTAACAGAGGTTCTCACTCTGATGCGGTAAATATTACTGATATGGGCGACATAGACCCAGATAAATACCTAAAACAATTGAGAACAATATTTTCAGCTACTGGTGACGAAATGCATTATTTAAAAATGATGGACGAACTAGAAGAGGAAAACGTTACCGCTTAG
- a CDS encoding AAA family ATPase has protein sequence MELRLKNVTSYKKDAFTILNLEKRVNILYGQNGCGKSTISNYFYDSTHTDYNECECTLLDNYKPLVYNTKFIEDNFYNAQEQKGVFTLSKENADIEKQLIEKEAIKQQLTEQYRQKKGVLLKLEAEMEKKENEYIESIWKKTEPIRNSVLKTLMKGKVGYKRPFFEMIKSSSPITFINLNDIAKEYSILLENRNNETALITPLHPYTPSIDDVNTLATPIIDTSNSYLSETINKLHNLDWVKKGKEHYLDGSTCPFCQEKTISHEFLNALKSIFDESYSKKVKQLSDIKSVYEKNTIYHFNEIQNNISSCALINEKDKENIISNIKILQNIAEKNLINIIDKINNPSTCVTLEIDKELENHVQESIGAVNKKIRDINDKVKKLKEYENKIGKQVWGALHAFCSDDLENLSKHKEKFFDIKKKVHDELNNIEQQGKENNLTIKALRDKISNIDSTIDSINTHLKNLGISGFCIEKHAERKDMYIISRPGHTKNQNVYRSLSEGEKTLITFLYFLECCKGKTDKNDTDSRDIFIVIDDPISSLSQNYVYDIASIIHHHIIKNELTKKVLILTHNLYFFHELIKLSPKSREDKLFKKNYYLGRVTKNDFSIITEIQKNSIQNEYQSLWQILKDAKDGKVRITVKEIGE, from the coding sequence ATGGAACTTAGATTAAAAAATGTTACCAGTTATAAGAAAGACGCCTTCACAATACTGAATCTTGAAAAAAGAGTAAACATACTATACGGCCAAAATGGTTGTGGCAAATCTACCATTTCAAATTATTTCTACGACTCTACACACACAGATTATAACGAGTGTGAATGTACCCTTCTTGACAATTACAAACCTCTTGTTTACAACACTAAATTTATTGAAGATAACTTCTATAATGCACAGGAACAAAAAGGTGTTTTTACATTAAGTAAAGAAAATGCAGATATTGAAAAACAATTAATTGAAAAAGAAGCAATTAAACAGCAACTCACAGAGCAATATAGACAAAAAAAAGGAGTGTTATTGAAATTAGAAGCAGAAATGGAAAAAAAAGAAAATGAATACATCGAATCGATCTGGAAAAAAACAGAACCAATCAGAAACTCTGTACTAAAAACCTTAATGAAAGGTAAAGTTGGCTATAAAAGACCTTTTTTTGAGATGATAAAATCATCCTCACCAATCACCTTTATTAATTTAAATGATATAGCAAAAGAATACTCTATACTATTAGAAAATAGAAACAATGAAACCGCATTAATAACTCCTTTACATCCATATACCCCATCAATTGATGATGTAAATACATTAGCAACACCTATAATAGATACAAGCAATAGCTATTTATCAGAAACCATTAATAAACTTCATAATCTTGACTGGGTAAAAAAAGGTAAAGAACATTATTTAGACGGTTCTACATGTCCGTTTTGTCAGGAAAAAACTATTAGTCACGAATTTTTAAATGCCCTTAAATCAATATTTGACGAAAGTTATTCAAAGAAAGTAAAACAGCTCTCAGATATAAAGTCAGTTTATGAGAAAAATACCATATATCATTTTAACGAAATACAAAACAATATATCATCATGTGCACTAATCAATGAGAAAGATAAAGAGAACATTATTTCCAATATTAAAATATTGCAAAACATTGCAGAAAAAAATTTAATAAACATTATTGATAAGATCAACAATCCATCAACATGCGTTACATTAGAAATTGATAAAGAACTAGAAAATCATGTTCAGGAAAGCATAGGCGCTGTTAACAAGAAAATAAGAGACATAAATGATAAGGTTAAAAAACTCAAAGAGTATGAGAATAAAATCGGAAAACAAGTTTGGGGGGCTCTCCATGCTTTTTGCAGCGATGATTTAGAGAATTTATCCAAACACAAAGAAAAATTCTTTGATATCAAAAAGAAAGTTCATGATGAATTAAATAATATTGAGCAACAAGGAAAAGAAAATAATCTCACAATAAAAGCATTGCGAGATAAAATATCTAACATTGATTCTACGATAGACTCAATAAACACCCATTTAAAAAATCTAGGGATCTCTGGTTTTTGTATTGAAAAACATGCAGAAAGAAAAGATATGTACATTATATCTCGACCAGGGCATACAAAAAACCAAAATGTTTATAGATCTCTTAGCGAAGGTGAAAAAACACTAATAACGTTTCTTTATTTTTTAGAGTGCTGTAAAGGTAAAACCGATAAAAATGATACCGATAGCAGGGATATTTTTATTGTTATTGACGATCCAATATCTAGTCTATCGCAAAACTATGTCTACGACATCGCATCAATTATTCATCACCACATTATAAAAAATGAATTAACAAAGAAGGTATTAATCCTTACTCACAATCTTTATTTCTTTCATGAACTTATTAAGCTATCTCCTAAAAGCAGAGAAGACAAACTATTTAAGAAAAACTATTATCTAGGTAGAGTAACGAAAAATGATTTTAGTATAATTACTGAAATACAAAAAAACAGCATACAGAATGAATATCAATCTTTGTGGCAAATATTAAAAGATGCAAAAGATGGCAAAGTGCGTATTACCGTGAAGGAGATCGGTGAGTAA